The genomic region GATGTTGAGAAAGTGCGTGAAGCGACCCGTCTGGCACAGGAAAAACGTCCGGATCTGATGATCGACGGCCCGCTGCAGTACGATGCTGCGGTCATGGCTGACGTTGCGAAATCCAAAGCGCCGAACTCTCCGGTTGCGGGTCGCGCTACCGTGTTCATCTTCCCGGATCTGAACACCGGTAACACCACCTACAAAGCGGTACAGCGTTCTGCCGACCTGATCTCCATCGGACCGATGCTGCAAGGTATGCGCAAGCCGGTGAACGACCTGTCCCGTGGCGCGCTGGTTGACGATATCGTCTATACCATTGCGTTGACCGCGATTCAGTCTTCCCAGCAGCAGTAATGCCGTTGCATCTCTGACCTGTTCAGAGAGAATACAAAACCGGATGCGCCTGCATCCGGTTTTTTTTATCCCTGACCTGCTTAAATTCCATCACTGTAAATTGGCAAAATCTTAAACTTGCCGAAACGGTTCGCCATTATTTGAATTGATATTCAGTTAATTGCATACTTATTCCATTATAACGCTACATGGAAGGTATGCTATGTCCTCTGTTTCCTCCGCACCGCCGCAGTCGAAGAAAAAATTCGCCATGCCGGATACGCTGGTCATCATTTTCTTCGTTGCCATTTTCACCGCCATTTTGACATGGCTGGTTCCCGCGGGTCAGTTCGATACGCAAGCAGTTCAGTACACCGTTGAGGGTGTGGAAAAAAGCCGTCAGGTTGTCGACCCGAATTCATTTCGCATTGTGACCGATGCCGCTGGTGAAGCGCAGTACAATCGTGTACAGATCTTTTCGACCGGTGATGCCGGCCCTGGCTTAATGAATTTTCCCTTTGAAGGCCTGACGGCTGGCGATAAATTCGGTTCCGCCATAGGCATCATCATGTTTATGCTGGTGATTGGCGGCGCGTTTGGCATCGTTATGCGTACCGGCACTATCGACAACGGCATTATGGCGCTTATCAACCGCACCAAAGGCAATGAGTTTCTGTTTATTCCGGTGCTGTTTATTCTCTTTTCTCTTGGCGGCGCAGTTTTTGGGATGGGAGAAGAGGCGGTCGCGTTCGCGATCATCATCGCCCCTTTGATGGTCTGTTTAGGCTACGACAGTATTACCACCGTGCTGGTCACCTACGTGGCAACGCAGGTCGGGTTTGCGACCTCATGGATGAACCCCTTCAGCGTGGTAATCGCACAGGGCATCGCTGGTATACCGGTACTTTCTGGCTCAGGACTGCGTATCGTCACCTGGGCTTTCGCCACACTGGTGGCACTGGCCTTCACGATGATTTACGCCTCACGGGTCCGTAAGACGCCGCAGCGCTCAGCCTGCTGGCAGTCCGATAACTATTTCCGCGAACAGCAGCAGCAGATTTCACAGCGGAAACTGGGTGCAGGCGACTGGGTTGTGCTGGCTATCCTGACCGCTGCAATAGTCTGGGTAATCTGGGGCGTCATCGTTCATGCCTGGTTCATTCCGGAAATCGCCAGCCAGTTCTTTACGATGGGCCTCGCGATTGGCCTGGCGGCCGTCGTGTTCCGCTTAAATAATATGACGCTGAATGATATGGCCAGCGCGTTTACCGAAGGCGCGAAAATCATGATCGCCCCTGCGCTGCTGGTTGGCTTCGCGAAAGGCATTATGCTGCTCATCGGCAACGGCGATGCCAGTACGCCCAGCGTGTTAAATACGATTCTTAACAGCATTGCCGGTGGTATCGGCGAGTTACATACCGCTGTCGCCGCCTGGTTTATGCTGCTGTTCCAGACGCTGTTTAATTTCTTTGTCACTTCTGGCTCAGGCCAGGCCGCGCTGACCATGCCGCTAATGGCGCCGCTCAGCGATCTGGTTGGCGTAAACCGTCAGGTAGCCGTACTCGCGTTTCAACTGGGTGATGGTTTTAGCAATATTATCTATCCGACCTCGGCCTCGTTAATGGCCACGCTTGGAGTTTGCCGGGTGGATTTCCGCTGCTGGATTAAGACGGCGCTGGCGCTCGCTGGGGTGCTGTTCGTATTTTCCAGCGTGATGGTGATTGGCGCACAGTTGATGGGGTATCAGTAAGCTAAATTGCCGGATGGCGACGCTCACGCGTTGCATCCGGCCTTATCGTTTACCTGCGTAAACGCTACTCTGCGGCTTCCTGCTGCTCTTGCTCAGGTTCGGACTTCGCGGATTCATTCTTGGCGTTGCGGGTCATCCACAGCGCCAGCGCTTTGAGCGAATCCGGAGTGAATTCGTCGCAGCGGGCCGTGATCTCTTCCGGCGTCAACCAGCAGACTTCGCTGATTTCTTCTTCCTGCAACGCAAACGGACCGTGTGACACGCAGCTGAACAGCGCGCCCCAGACGCGGCAGTTTTTATCTTCAAAATAGAATTGACCGTGCTCGGCGAACGGAACGCCCGCAATGCCTAACTCCTCTTCCGCTTCACGGCGGGCAGAGTCCAGCAGTTGTTCGTCTGCCTGCACAACACCGCCGGCGGTGGCGTCTAACATTCCCGGCATAAAGTCTTTTGTCTCGGTACGACGCTGCACCAGAATTTTGCCCATTCCATCATGCACCACAATATACGTAGCACGATGACGCAGGCACTGTGCTCGCATCTGCTCCCGGCTGGATTGTGCGATGACCTCGTTGTCTTCATTCACGATATCCACCCATTCGGTACTTGCCAAACGACGCTGTTCCACCATCAGGAAACCTTCTTTTTCTTGCGCTCTTACGGCGCGTTTACATATGTGGGGGTAAGTTACGAATTAATCGCTACCTGCGCAATAACACTTTGATCATTGAGTGCGATAACGCGCAAAACATTATCATCGAGCATCCCATAGCTCGCCGGATAACCACCTTTTGGCATGCTCACCGAACCGGGGTTGAAGTGAAACAACGCGCCGCGTTTTTCGGCGACCGGCAGATGGGTATGCCCGTAGACCAGCACATCGTTATCGCGCAGTACCGGCAGATTCTCCGGCCCAAAGAGATGTCCGTGGGTCAGAAAAAGACGCTGATTCTCCAGCAACACTTGTTGCCACGGTGCGGTGATCGGGAAATTGAGCAGCATCTGATCCACTTCGCTGTCGCAGTTACCCCGAACCGCGATAATCCGCCCCGCCAGAATGTTAAGTTGCTCAGCCACCAGGGCTGGTGCGTAGCCTTCTGGCAGCGGATTACGGGGGCCATGGTTCAGCACATCGCCGAGTATCACCAGCCACTGAGCGCCACTAGCGGAAAAAAGCGTCAGGATACGTTCCGTAGCAGGCAATGACCCATGAATATCGGAGGCAAACATCAGTTTCATCCAGTACTCCTTGTCGTTAAACCCCTGCCATGATACTGGATTATAGACGTCGTATCAGCCTGAACGCTTCGCGGAAAGCGCAATAAATCGCTGTACAGAAGCCCGCTGCCATTGGAACGCTGCATATTCAGCCAGTTGCTTTGGCACCTCGTCACCATGTAGCGCCAGACGGTTGATCATCAGGGCTAAATCCGTATCGGCGATACACCATTCGCCAAACAAGTTTTGCCTGCCATGAGAGAGCAAATTCCCCGCTATCGCGAACAGTTTTTCCGCACTGGCTTTTCCCGCGTCGCTCAGCGGCGCTTTTTTTGCGCCCGCAAAAATCACGTCCGTCGAGCGCTCCTCGCGGATTGGCATGAGGTCGCTGCGGATCCACGCCTGAACCTGACGTGCCCGCGCTCTGTTCTGCAAATCAACGGGATAAATACGCTCCCAGGTCGGAGGCGCAAACCGCTCATCCAGATATTCGGTAATCGCCGAAGATTCCGTGAGTTCAAAACCATCGATTTCAAGTAACGGGACGCGGCGCGTCAATGCATAACCCTGCCAGCCCGGTTGTAAATGCTCGCCGCTGTTCAGATCAACGGTTTTCAGTTCGAAGGTGAGTCCTTTTTCTTGCAGTGCAACGTAAGCCGACAAAACGTAAGGCGAGAAAAAGCTGGCGTCAGACCAGAGAGTTATCAGGGGCTTATTCATGGCGTCCTCGTCAGTAATAAATAATCTACTCAACATAGAGTCTCTTTCTCATTCTGTCACCTGATGAAAACTCACGCAGTACGGCAACCTTTCTATACTTGATCTCTCTTGCAGTATTAAAAACGCTTACTGGAGTCGCAATGATTGACCTCTATTACGCCCCGACGCCGAACGGACACAAGGTTACGCTGTTTCTTGAAGAAGCTGAGCTGGACTACCGTCTGATAAAAGTGGATATCAGCAAGGGTGACCAGTTCCGTCCTGAATTCCTGGCGATCGCCCCCAATAATAAGATCCCCGCAATTGTTGACCACGCGCCCGCAGACGGCGGTTCTCCGGTGAGCCTTTTTGAATCTGGCGCGATCCTGCTCTATCTGGCTGAAAAAACCGGCACCTTACTCAGCCACTCGCCGCGCGAGCGCCAGACAACGCTGCAATGGTTGTTCTGGCAGGTGGGCGGGCTTGGGCCAATGCTGGGGCAAAATCATCATTTCAACCATTTCGCGCCGCAGGCGGTGCCATACGCCATCGAGCGTTATCAGGTGGAAACACAGCGGCTCTACACTGTGCTGAACAAACGGCTGGGGACATCGCCGTGGCTGGGAGGCGATGAGTACAGTATTGCCGACATCGCCTGCTGGCCGTGGGTTAATGCCCATCAGCGCCAGCGTATTGAACTTGAGAACTACCCGGCGGTGAAAAACTGGCACGCGCGAATTCTCACTCGCCCCGCCACGGAACGCGCGATGTTACAGGCGCAAATGAATCCTGAAGTCGCAAAAGGATAACGCACGTGAGTTCTCGTGTATGATGCGAAGGTTAACACAAGGAGGAAACCTGCAATGTCAAACCTTGACGCTATAATTCGTATAAAAAACCTTCGCTTACGCACGTTCATTGGCATCAAAGACGAAGAGATCAACAACCGCCAGGACATTGTTATCAACGTCACAATTCACTATCCGGCGGAACAGGCACGCGTCAGTGAAGACATCAATGACGCCCTGAACTATCGCACCATCACGAAAAATATTATTCAGCATGTTGAGAATAACCGGTTCTCGTTGTTAGAAAAATTAACTCAGGATGTGCTCGACATCGCACGCGAACATCACTGGGTCACTTATGCTGAAGTGGAGGTCGATAAATTACACGCGTTGCGCTATGCCGATTCTGTCTCTATGACGCTGGGCTGGCAACGCTAACCGCCAAAACGGGAGGCTGCATGAAGATACTGGTAACCGGTGGTACTGGACTGATTGGTGGGCATTTGATCCCACGTCTGCTGGAGCTCGGTCATCAGGTGACAGTGGTCACGCGCAGCCCCGACAAAGCCCGAGCGCGGCTCGACAATCGCGTGACGATCTGGAAAGGGCTGGAGGATCGGCAGAATCTTGACGATATAGATGCCGTGATCAACCTCGCCGGCGAACCTATTGCGGACAAACGCTGGACGGCGGAGCAAAAGGAACGGCTATGCCAAAGCCGTTGGCGGATAACACAAAAGCTGGCCGATTTGATCAACGCCAGCACCACGCCGCCGTCAGTGCTGATTTCCGGCTCTGCCACGGGCTATTATGGCGATTTGGGTGAAGTGGTGGTGACAGAAGAAGAACCGCCGCATAACGAGTTCACCCATAAACTTTGCGCACGCTGGGAGCAAATTGCCTGCGAAGCGCAAAGCGATAAAACCCGCATTTGCCTGCTGCGTACGGGGGTTGTTCTGGCCCCCAAAGGCGGGATCCTCGCCAAAATGCTGCCCTCGTTTCGTCTTGGGCTGGGAGGCCCGATCGGTCACGGCCGTCAGTATCTGGCGTGGATCCATATTGATGATATGGTCAATGCGATCCTCTGGCTGCTGGATAACGACCTGCGCGGCCCGTTCAATATGGTTTCACCTTACCCGGTACGCAACGAACAATTTGCCCATGCCCTTGGGCATGCGCTGCACAGACCCGCTATTCTTCGCGTTCCGGCAACCGCTATTCGCCTGCTGATGGGCGAGTCCTCCGTACTGGTACTCGGGGGGCAGCGCGCCCTGCCAAAACGGCTGGAAGCCGCCGGATTCGCCTTCCGCTGGTACGATTTAGAAGAAGCGTTAGCGGATGTTGTGCATTAAAGCGTGGGCCTGTTGATCTGCGCCATTCCGGTGGTAAGGTAGTCTTAATGACATCCGGAATGGCGAATCTATGGCGATATTGACGACCGCACGACTGACACTCTCCCCTTTTCAGCCCACCGACTGGTCTTTCTTTCACGCGCTCCGGGAAAACCCGGACATAATGCGTTTTATGGGTAATCTTAGTCCGGAACACGAAACGCGCCTGCTGTTCGCCCGACGCCTGTCATCGCCGCACACCTTCGTTATTCGCCAGCATAACGACACCACCCCGCTGGGTGATATCGGTTTGCACATCAGCCATCAGTTTCCCCAGGAAGCGGATATTGGTTATTGCGTGATACCAGAAGCGCAAGGAAAAGGTATTGCCAGCGAGGCCGTACGTGCCGTCTGTGAGTACGCGTTTCGCGATGCCGGGGTCAATGCCGTTAACGCCTGGGTGCTGGCAGAAAATCACGGCTCCGTGCGCCTGCTGGAAAAGCAGGGATTCGTGCGTACGCAGATGCTGGAAAAAGTGTTTGAGGTTAATGGTATCTACCATGACGACTGGGGATATCGCCTGGTGAAAAATGCCTGATTCGTGCACCTGTAGGCCGGATAAAGCATTTACGCCGCTATCCGGCACTATTGTTACTTATTTCAGCGAACCTTTCAGGAACTGCTGCAGGCGCGGGCTTTGTGGGTTACCGAAGAGTTGCTCAGGATCGCCCTCTTCTTCAATTTTCCCCTGATGAAGGAAAATAACGTGGCTGGAGACGTGGCGGGCAAAGCCCATCTCATGCGTCACCACCACCATCGTTTTCCCCTCTTCCGCCAGTTGTTGCATAATGCGCAAAACCTCGCCCACCAGTTCAGGATCGAGCGCGGAAGTGGGTTCATCAAACAGCAGGACCTCCGGCTCCATCGCTAAAGCGCGCGCAATCGACACGCGCTGCTGTTGGCCGCCGGAGAGATGCACCGGGTATTTCTTCTGCGCACGCTCATCAATTCCCACTTTCGCCAGATATTTGACCGCCCGCTCGCGCGCTTCATGCTTGCTTAGTCCCAGCACCTGGATCGGCGCTTCCATGACGTTCTCCAGCACCGTCATGTGACTCCACAGGTTAAAATGCTGAAAGACCATCGTCAGGCGCGTGCGCAGTAAGCGAAGCTGAGTTTTATCCGCCACCTTAAGCTGGCCGTCTTTATCGCGTACCAGGTTAATGTTTTGTCCGCTCACGACAATCGTTCCGGCGCTCGGTTTTTCGAGGAAGTTAATACAGCGCAGAAACGTGCTTTTACCAGAGCCGGATGAGCCAATGATGCTAATCACATCTCCGGCATTGGCCCGCAGTGACACCCCTTTCAGCACTTCATGTTCGCCGTAGCATTTGTGCAAGTCGATAACGTTTAATTTATTCTCAGACATCGTGTTACTCGAATTATTTAGAGGAGACATGCTGCAACCAGCGCCTTTCCGCTCGGCGGAACAGGCTGATCAGGACATACGAAATAATTAAATACAGTACAGCGGCGATACCGAAAGCGGTAAAGGGCTGATACGTTGCCGAGTTAATGTCACGGGCAATCTTCAGCAGATCCGGAACCGTCGCGGTAAACGCCAGCGCCGTTGAGTGCAGCATCAAAATGACCTCGTTGCTGTATGCAGGCAGTGCGATGCGCAGCGCCGACGGCAGAATAATGCAACGATACATTTTGAACGATGAAAAACCATAGGCCCGCGCGGCCTCAATTTCGCCGTGCGGCACTGAGCGAATCGCCCCTGCGAAAATCTCGGTGGTGTAGGCGCAGGTATTCAGCGTCAGCGCCAGAACGGTACAGTTCAGGCCACTGCGGAAAAAGGCATTCAGAAAATCGGTGCCTTTGACGATCTCAAGCGTATACATCCCCGAATAGAACACCAGCAGCTGCACGTACAGCGGCGTTCCACGAAAAATGTAGGTAAACAACCAGATAGGGAACTGGATAAATTTATTGCTGGAGACGCGACCAATGGCAAGGAACAACGCCAAAATTCCGCCCATGACCACAGAGGAGATAAGCAGCCACAGCGTGATGGCCACACCCGTTATCCGGTACCCATCTGTCCATAACAGGGGCTTCCAGTACTCCTGAATAATCTCGATCACAGGTCAGCCCTCTTCACACCCACGGAGTAGCGGCGTTCGAGGAACAGCAGCACACCATTGGATACGGTGGTAAACACCAGATAAATCAATCCACAAACGATGGCGAAATAAAACGGTTCCCAGGTACTCTTCCCGGCTAGCTGCGTGGCTTTCACCACATCCTCCAGGCCGAGTAAAGAAACCAGCGCCGTCGATTTCAGGATCACCTGCCAGTTGTTACCGATACCCGGTAGCGCATAGCGCATCATGGCTGGAAACATAATTCGGCGAAAGATTTGTGAAGAGGTGAAACCAAACGCCGTTGCGGCTTCTATATGCCCTGTCGGCACGGCCATAAAAGCGCCACGAAAGGTTTCCGTGAAATAGGCGCCATAGATAAAGCCGAGGGTAATAATACCAGCCACCATCGGATCAATATCGAGTTGGTTCATGCCAAGGGCATCCGTCACCGTATTCAGCGCGATTTGTAAACCGTAGAAAATCAGCAGCATTAATACCAGATCGGGTACACCGCGAATCAGCGTGGTATACCCTTCAAAAATAAGCCCAGTCACCCGGTTTTGCGAGAGTTTAGCCGCTGCCCCGACGAGGCCGATCAGCACCGCCAGCACGACGGAACTGAGGGCCAGTTCCAGCGTGACAACGGCGCCCTGTAAAATAACACCTGAAAACCCATACAACATGCTGCCTGTCCTGTCGTGAAGGGTGAGTAAGCGCCTCTTTTGACATCACGATCATCCCGTTTATGCCGGATGGCGGCGTTGTCTTATCCGGCCTACGACAGCGATCCGTAGGCCTGATAAGCGTAGCGCCATCAGGCAGTTGAAAGGTTAATCGTCACGTTCCGGGGCTTATCTACACCCGGCGGTGATTACCCGCCATAAACATCAAAATCAAAGTACTTTTTCGCCAGCTTCTCGTAAGTACCATCAGCGCGCATTTCTGCAAACGCTTTGTTCAGGGCTTCGCGCAGTTCGTTATCTTCTTTGCGCAGCCCCATACCGGTACCCACTCCGAACAGTTTCTCGTCTTTCACAGACGGGCCGCCGAATTTGTAATCTTTGCCAACGGGCTGCTTCAGGAAGCCTTCGCTTGCTGCAACTTCATCCTGGAATGCCGCATCAATACGTCCGGCGGTCAGGTCAGAATAAATATTGTCCTGCCCCTGATACGAGACGATCTCAATGCCTTTCGGCGCCCAGTGTTCGTTACCAAACGTCTCCTGCGTCGTGCCCTGCAGCACGCCCACACGTTTGCCTTTTAACGACTCGACTGTTGGCTGGATGTCAGCGTCTTTCGCTACTACCAGGCGAGAATCGGCGGCATACAGTTTGTCAGTGAACGCAATTTCCTGCTGACGCTTCTCGGTGATAGAAAGCGAGGACATGATAGCGTCGATTTTTTTCGCTTTTAACGAAGGGATCAGCGCATCAAGCGGGTTTTCCACGAAGGTACACTGAGTTTTGATACGTTGGCACAGTTCTTTAGCCAGATCGATATCAAATCCCACCAGTTCTCCCTGCGCATTCTTTGACTCGAAGGGGGCGTAAGTTGGATCGGTACCAATTCGAATTTTTTGCGGAATGGCTGCAAATGCTGCGGTAGCACTGGAAAAAGCCAAAACCAGAGAAAGAGATAACGCCAGTTTTTTCATAACTATCCTCAACAAACTGTCTTATATAGGGGTTCTTCACAGGACCAAGAGCAGTTATCGTGCCATTAATCGGGTCGACAAGGCAAAGTATTCTACCCTGCCGACCGGTTTAATTTGCATAT from Citrobacter sp. RHB25-C09 harbors:
- the yfcC gene encoding putative basic amino acid antiporter YfcC; protein product: MSSVSSAPPQSKKKFAMPDTLVIIFFVAIFTAILTWLVPAGQFDTQAVQYTVEGVEKSRQVVDPNSFRIVTDAAGEAQYNRVQIFSTGDAGPGLMNFPFEGLTAGDKFGSAIGIIMFMLVIGGAFGIVMRTGTIDNGIMALINRTKGNEFLFIPVLFILFSLGGAVFGMGEEAVAFAIIIAPLMVCLGYDSITTVLVTYVATQVGFATSWMNPFSVVIAQGIAGIPVLSGSGLRIVTWAFATLVALAFTMIYASRVRKTPQRSACWQSDNYFREQQQQISQRKLGAGDWVVLAILTAAIVWVIWGVIVHAWFIPEIASQFFTMGLAIGLAAVVFRLNNMTLNDMASAFTEGAKIMIAPALLVGFAKGIMLLIGNGDASTPSVLNTILNSIAGGIGELHTAVAAWFMLLFQTLFNFFVTSGSGQAALTMPLMAPLSDLVGVNRQVAVLAFQLGDGFSNIIYPTSASLMATLGVCRVDFRCWIKTALALAGVLFVFSSVMVIGAQLMGYQ
- the yfcD gene encoding NUDIX hydrolase YfcD, whose product is MVEQRRLASTEWVDIVNEDNEVIAQSSREQMRAQCLRHRATYIVVHDGMGKILVQRRTETKDFMPGMLDATAGGVVQADEQLLDSARREAEEELGIAGVPFAEHGQFYFEDKNCRVWGALFSCVSHGPFALQEEEISEVCWLTPEEITARCDEFTPDSLKALALWMTRNAKNESAKSEPEQEQQEAAE
- the yfcE gene encoding phosphodiesterase, coding for MKLMFASDIHGSLPATERILTLFSASGAQWLVILGDVLNHGPRNPLPEGYAPALVAEQLNILAGRIIAVRGNCDSEVDQMLLNFPITAPWQQVLLENQRLFLTHGHLFGPENLPVLRDNDVLVYGHTHLPVAEKRGALFHFNPGSVSMPKGGYPASYGMLDDNVLRVIALNDQSVIAQVAINS
- the yfcF gene encoding glutathione transferase translates to MNKPLITLWSDASFFSPYVLSAYVALQEKGLTFELKTVDLNSGEHLQPGWQGYALTRRVPLLEIDGFELTESSAITEYLDERFAPPTWERIYPVDLQNRARARQVQAWIRSDLMPIREERSTDVIFAGAKKAPLSDAGKASAEKLFAIAGNLLSHGRQNLFGEWCIADTDLALMINRLALHGDEVPKQLAEYAAFQWQRASVQRFIALSAKRSG
- the yfcG gene encoding GSH-dependent disulfide bond oxidoreductase, producing the protein MIDLYYAPTPNGHKVTLFLEEAELDYRLIKVDISKGDQFRPEFLAIAPNNKIPAIVDHAPADGGSPVSLFESGAILLYLAEKTGTLLSHSPRERQTTLQWLFWQVGGLGPMLGQNHHFNHFAPQAVPYAIERYQVETQRLYTVLNKRLGTSPWLGGDEYSIADIACWPWVNAHQRQRIELENYPAVKNWHARILTRPATERAMLQAQMNPEVAKG
- the folX gene encoding dihydroneopterin triphosphate 2'-epimerase, coding for MSNLDAIIRIKNLRLRTFIGIKDEEINNRQDIVINVTIHYPAEQARVSEDINDALNYRTITKNIIQHVENNRFSLLEKLTQDVLDIAREHHWVTYAEVEVDKLHALRYADSVSMTLGWQR
- a CDS encoding TIGR01777 family oxidoreductase → MKILVTGGTGLIGGHLIPRLLELGHQVTVVTRSPDKARARLDNRVTIWKGLEDRQNLDDIDAVINLAGEPIADKRWTAEQKERLCQSRWRITQKLADLINASTTPPSVLISGSATGYYGDLGEVVVTEEEPPHNEFTHKLCARWEQIACEAQSDKTRICLLRTGVVLAPKGGILAKMLPSFRLGLGGPIGHGRQYLAWIHIDDMVNAILWLLDNDLRGPFNMVSPYPVRNEQFAHALGHALHRPAILRVPATAIRLLMGESSVLVLGGQRALPKRLEAAGFAFRWYDLEEALADVVH
- a CDS encoding GNAT family N-acetyltransferase, encoding MAILTTARLTLSPFQPTDWSFFHALRENPDIMRFMGNLSPEHETRLLFARRLSSPHTFVIRQHNDTTPLGDIGLHISHQFPQEADIGYCVIPEAQGKGIASEAVRAVCEYAFRDAGVNAVNAWVLAENHGSVRLLEKQGFVRTQMLEKVFEVNGIYHDDWGYRLVKNA
- the hisP gene encoding histidine ABC transporter ATP-binding protein HisP: MSENKLNVIDLHKCYGEHEVLKGVSLRANAGDVISIIGSSGSGKSTFLRCINFLEKPSAGTIVVSGQNINLVRDKDGQLKVADKTQLRLLRTRLTMVFQHFNLWSHMTVLENVMEAPIQVLGLSKHEARERAVKYLAKVGIDERAQKKYPVHLSGGQQQRVSIARALAMEPEVLLFDEPTSALDPELVGEVLRIMQQLAEEGKTMVVVTHEMGFARHVSSHVIFLHQGKIEEEGDPEQLFGNPQSPRLQQFLKGSLK
- the hisM gene encoding histidine ABC transporter permease HisM gives rise to the protein MIEIIQEYWKPLLWTDGYRITGVAITLWLLISSVVMGGILALFLAIGRVSSNKFIQFPIWLFTYIFRGTPLYVQLLVFYSGMYTLEIVKGTDFLNAFFRSGLNCTVLALTLNTCAYTTEIFAGAIRSVPHGEIEAARAYGFSSFKMYRCIILPSALRIALPAYSNEVILMLHSTALAFTATVPDLLKIARDINSATYQPFTAFGIAAVLYLIISYVLISLFRRAERRWLQHVSSK
- a CDS encoding histidine ABC transporter permease HisQ; this encodes MLYGFSGVILQGAVVTLELALSSVVLAVLIGLVGAAAKLSQNRVTGLIFEGYTTLIRGVPDLVLMLLIFYGLQIALNTVTDALGMNQLDIDPMVAGIITLGFIYGAYFTETFRGAFMAVPTGHIEAATAFGFTSSQIFRRIMFPAMMRYALPGIGNNWQVILKSTALVSLLGLEDVVKATQLAGKSTWEPFYFAIVCGLIYLVFTTVSNGVLLFLERRYSVGVKRADL
- the hisJ gene encoding histidine ABC transporter substrate-binding protein HisJ, whose amino-acid sequence is MKKLALSLSLVLAFSSATAAFAAIPQKIRIGTDPTYAPFESKNAQGELVGFDIDLAKELCQRIKTQCTFVENPLDALIPSLKAKKIDAIMSSLSITEKRQQEIAFTDKLYAADSRLVVAKDADIQPTVESLKGKRVGVLQGTTQETFGNEHWAPKGIEIVSYQGQDNIYSDLTAGRIDAAFQDEVAASEGFLKQPVGKDYKFGGPSVKDEKLFGVGTGMGLRKEDNELREALNKAFAEMRADGTYEKLAKKYFDFDVYGG